The following coding sequences lie in one Silene latifolia isolate original U9 population chromosome 5, ASM4854445v1, whole genome shotgun sequence genomic window:
- the LOC141655135 gene encoding uncharacterized protein LOC141655135, producing the protein MARVRPFRFEQIWVGEEGSEDAVERGVARGRGDLVAVLDECARELRGWQKININKIGKEIEKKRKQLARFNEGDRSEENVQRRRQLVAKISNLRRQEEQYWRQRSRALWLKDGDRNTKFFHTRAGERKRKNYIAKLIDDEGAERVGTEAVTNVAMEYFQALFTSSNPTNFDDVLTGIGGRVTEVMNEGLRRDYGEEEVLEALNQMHPLKAPGPDGMNGLFYQTYWSLVGQEVVRAVLAILRGERSPRDINKTNIVLIPKKKAPDKIRDFRPISLCNVVYKLVSKVLANRLKQFLGDIVSENQGAFTPGRTISDNVLIAFEVFHAMKSSRQVEGNMAIKLDMAKAYDRVEWRFLYRVLCVMGLDRNWVDRVMACVTSVSFSVLVNGNPSRTFRPTRGLRQGDPLSPYLFILCAEVLSSLMRQAVADGALHGVRISNGAPEISHLLFAYDSIFFTRATEEEAAAVCDILRRYEYASGQLVNLDKTTVSFSKGVPLTKRSNLATRLGIIEVEEQERYLGLPTVVGRSKKVLTNILRDKLSKRLKGWRGKILSRAGKEVLLKAVANSLPTYVMSIFKIPVNFCEELRSMMSRFWWGHEEGKRGISWVSWKKLCQPKGMGGMGFRDFKLFNLALLSKQAWRLMTETESLWARVMKARYYPNGEFLSSNIGNHPSYTWRGIWEAKGVLGLGLRRRIGDGLSTRVWGDAWVVSNQMGRVITPQPPGHADMRVADLLIDGGKAWNGQLIDDIFLGFEGARIKNIRLSESAINDEWFWCAEKDGVFSVRSAYRLLAGGSDFLEVGGVSNWEREKWLWTRLWKIPVWPRVKLFFWQLCSEALATRANIATRVRGESSFCSFCNSCFESSLHVFRDCGVAQRVWEGLGLAGEEMDAGGGSVRDWIEAKWKEFGGRECGWFMVGCWALWEHRNKVIFEAREVDPDSVVKRVRGVMEEIEGGGYVWRGTRDEEGGGRRENPRRGWVAPTEGYVKVNADAGVQEGAGVNLGMVCRDGRGRVLWGATHVLEQLWESHIAEAVAVLEGIKEARRRGHENIIVESDCLQVIEALRKSSSGRSIFDLVLDDIRSLCFSFNSVIWSFTSRLNNGVAHALAHPFPRVVGKYVWSEGLPLIANDAVVSDLLLMQ; encoded by the coding sequence ATGGCCAGAGTGCGACCGTTTCgttttgaacaaatttgggttGGAGAGGAGGGGAGTGAGGATGCCGTGGAGAGAGGGGTGGCGAGGGGAAGAGGTGACTTGGTGGCGGTCCTTGATGAATGTGCGCGGGAATTGAGAGGGTGGCAGAAGATCAATATAAACAAAATAGGCAAAGAGATAGAGAAGAAGAGGAAGCAGCTGGCACGTTTTAATGAAGGGGATCGTTCTGAGGAAAATGTGCAGCGAAGAAGACAACTGGTGGCGAAAATTTCCAATCTTCGTCGCCAGGAGGAACAATATTGGAGACAAAGGTCAAGAGCGCTGTGGCTTAAAGATGGGGACCGAAATACCAAGTTTTTTCACACTCGAGCAGGAGAACGGAAAAGGAAAAATTATATTGCAAAGCTAATTGATGATGAAGGGGCTGAAAGGGTGGGTACCGAGGCTGTTACTAATGTGGCGATGGAATATTTTCAAGCTCTCTTTACTTCTTCGAATCCCACCAACTTCGATGATGTCTTGACGGGAATTGGAGGTCGTGTTACTGAGGTAATGAACGAAGGCCTGCGAAGAGATTACGGGGAGGAGGAGGTGCTCGAGGCCTTGAATCAAATGCACCCCTTGAAGGCGCCGGGTCCGGATGGTATGAATGGCCTCTTCTATCAAACTTATTGGAGTCTGGTTGGGCAGGAAGTGGTTCGAGCTGTCCTTGCTATCCTTCGAGGTGAGCGGTCTCCGAGAGATATTAATAAAACAAACATTGTTCTCATCCCAAAGAAGAAGGCCCCGGATAAAATACGAGACTTTCGGCCGATTAGCCTTTGCAACGTTGTTTACAAGCTTGTCTCGAAGGTCCTTGCAAATCGTCTGAAGCAGTTCTTGGGGGACATCGTCTCGGAGAATCAAGGGGCTTTTACGCCTGGGAGAACAATATCGGACAACGTGCTTATAGCTTTTGAGGTGTTTCATGCTATGAAGAGCTCGCGACAGGTGGAAGGAAATATGGCGATTAAATTGGATATGGCAAAAGCATATGACAGGGTTGAGTGGCGGTTCCTTTATAGAGTCCTTTGCGTTATGGGTTTGGACAGAAATTGGGTTGATCGGGTTATGGCTTGTGTGACCTCGGTCTCTTTCTCGGTTTTGGTTAATGGGAACCCATCCCGTACCTTTCGACCAACTAGGGGATTACGACAGGGCGACCCTTTATCCCCTTATCTGTTCATTCTTTGTGCGGAAGTTTTGTCGAGTTTAATGCGTCAAGCTGTAGCTGATGGAGCTCTCCACGGGGTCAGGATTTCGAATGGGGCACCAGAAATTTCCCATTTACTCTTTGCATACGATAGTATCTTCTTTACTAGAGCCACAGAGGAGGAAGCTGCAGCTGTGTGTGATATTTTGAGACGGTATGAATATGCCTCTGGTCAGCTGGTAAATCTTGATAAGACTACCGTTTCTTTTAGCAAGGGGGTGCCCCTAACGAAGAGGAGTAATCTAGCGACAAGGTTGGGTATTATTGAGGTCGAAGAGCAGGAGCGATATTTGGGGCTTCCTACGGTGGTGGGACGTTCTAAGAAGGTGCTCACTAACATCCTGCGAGACAAGCTGAGCAAAAGGTTGAAAGGTTGGCGTGGGAAGATTTTGTCTAGGGCTGGTAAGGAGGTTCTTTTAAAGGCTGttgccaattcactccctacctatgttatgagtatttttaaAATCCCCGTTAACTTTTGTGAGGAGCTTAGAAGTATGATGTCGAGATTTTGGTGGGGACATGAGGAGGGGAAGAGGGGTATCTCGTGGGTTTCGTGGAAAAAGCTCTGTCAGCCCAAGGGAATGGGAGGGATGGGCTTCCGTGATTTCAAGCTGTTTAACCTTGCTCTATTGAGTAAACAGGCGTGGAGACTCATGACGGAGACGGAGAGCTTATGGGCTCGTGTTATGAAGGCTAGATATTACCCGAATGGTGAGTTCTTGTCGTCAAACATTGGCAATCACCCTAGCTACACTTGGAGGGGTATATGGGAGGCGAAAGGGGTGCTCGGCTTGGGTCTGCGAAGGCGTATAGGAGATGGGTTATCTACTCGAGTCTGGGGTGATGCATGGGTGGTGTCGAATCAAATGGGAAGGGTTATTACACCCCAACCCCCGGGGCACGCAGATATGAGGGTCGCGGACCTGCTCATTGATGGTGGCAAGGCTTGGAATGGGCAGCTGATTGACGATATTTTCTTGGGGTTCGAAGGAGCTCGGATTAAGAATATCCGTCTTAGTGAGAGTGCTATTAATGACGAGTGGTTTTGGTGCGCGGAAAAGGACGGAGTGTTCTCTGTGAGGTCGGCCTATCGACTGCTAGCGGGTGGAAGTGATTTCTTGGAAGTGGGGGGAGTGTCGAATTGGGAGAGGGAGAAATGGTTGTGGACTAGGCTCTGGAAAATCCCGGTGTGGCCTCGAGTGAAGCTTTTCTTTTGGCAACTGTGCAGCGAAGCTTTAGCAACAAGAGCAAACATCGCCACTCGAGTTCGAGGTGAGTCTTCTTTCTGTTCCTTTTGCaattcttgttttgagtcaaGTTTACATGTTTTCCGAGACTGCGGGGTGGCTCAAAGGGTTTGGGAGGGGCTCGGTTTGGCAGGGGAAGAGATGGATGCGGGAGGGGGGAGTGTGCGGGATTGGATTGAGGCGAAGTGGAAGGAGTTTGGAGGGAGGGAATGCGGTTGGTTTATGGTGGGTTGTTGGGCGTTGTGGGAGCATCGCAACAAGGTTATCTTTGAGGCTCGGGAGGTCGACCCAGATAGTGTGGTGAAGCGGGTAAGAGGAGTCATGGAGGAGATAGAGGGTGGGGGATATGTGTGGCGGGGTACAAGGGATGAGGAAGGAGGTGGGAGGAGGGAGAACCCTCGGAGAGGTTGGGTGGCACCTACAGAAGGGTATGTGAAAGTGAATGCGGATGCAGGTGTTCAAGAAGGGGCGGGTGTGAATCTGGGTATGGTGTGCCGAGATGGAAGGGGCCGGGTGCTTTGGGGAGCGACGCATGTGTTGGAGCAGCTGTGGGAGAGTCACATTGCGGAGGCGGTGGCGGTTCTGGAAGGGATTAAGGAAGCACGGCGAAGAGGCCACGAGAACATTATCGTCGAAAGCGATTGTCTACAAGTTATTGAAGCACTGAGGAAATCCAGTTCGGGCAGAAGTATTTTTGATTTAGTTTTAGATGACATTCGATCTTTatgtttctcttttaattctgTTATTTGGTCTTTTACGAGTCGCTTGAACAATGGAGTGGCTCATGCGCTAGCGCATCCGTTTCCTAGAGTAGTTGGCAAGTATGTGTGGTCAGAGGGATTGCCTTTGATCGCGAACGATGCGGTTGTTTCGGATTTATTATTAATGCAGTAG